Below is a genomic region from Gemmatimonadota bacterium.
ATTCGACCAGCATCCGTCACCATCCTGACCCGCTCATCCTCCGGCCAGTTCTTCCGGAACGGCACTGGATGCGAATTGAACGACATCATCTCGTGCAACGGCGCGGTGCCGCGCACGTGGATCTCGTGCACGCCGGTGGCGCTGATGAGCTCGGCGGCGTTGTGCTCGTCGACCCCACCACCCGCCATGATCGAGATGCGGCCGGCCGCCTGAGTGACGCCAGCGGCGAGGTTCGCGCGGCCGTCCCAGGCGTTCTCGCGCTGGCCGGAGGAGAGGACGCGCTGGACGCCGAGGCGGATCAGTGTCTCCAGTGCACCCGCCGGATCGCGGCAGACATCCCACGCGCGGTGGAAGGTGAGCGGCAGTCCGCCCGCGGCCTCCTTCCATGCCAGGACCGCCGCTTCGTCGACGTCGCCCTCAGGCGTGAGCGCGCCGATCACCACGCCATGGACGCCGCACTCGCGGGCATGCGCGACATCGGCGGTCATGATGGCGATCTCGTCGGCATCATAGATGAACGAGCCGCCGCGGAGCCGGATGATCGGGAAGACGGGAATCCTGAGCGCCTGCACGGCGGCGACGAGCACGCCGTGGCTCGGCGTCGTCCCGGCGTCGGCTAGGTTGTCGCAGAGTTCGACCCGATGCGCGCCGCCACGCTCTGCCTGAACCGCCGAGGCGACGCTGTCGACACAGGCCTCGATGGTGATCAGAGCGACCATCCCGCGCGGTAGGTCGGGGTGATCCACTCCGGCGGCAGCGGCGTCTTGATGACCCCCTCAGGCGAGATCTCGATGATCCGGCCCGAGCGCACCGCGAGGCAACCGTAGAGCACCATCTCGGTCAGCGGCCCGGAGTAGTCGACGAAGTTCGACAGCGGCGCCGGACCCTTCCCGGTGATCGCGTTGATCCACTCGGCGTAGGCCCCCGGCGACCGCGCATAGGTCGGCTTCGGCGGCGTCTTGAGCCACTGCGCGTGACGCGTCGGATTCAGGATGCGGAGCGAGTCGCCATAGGCATCGGCGACCATCGCGCCGTCGGTGCCCACCCACATCTGTCCGCCCACCTCGCCGATCGGCCACTGATCCTTGTCGCCGAGCTCCATCGGGCGCGCTGGCCAGATCGAGCCGTCGCGCCAGACCACCTTGACCGCGGGGCGCTTTGCCGTGGCGGGGAAGTCGTACTGCACGCGCGACTGCTTCGGTGCCGTCTCCTCGAACATCTGGCTCGACTCGGGGGTGATGCGCGCCGGATTGCGGAGATCGAACGCCCAGAACGCCGCGTCCATCGCATGGCAGGCGATGTCGCCGAGGGCGCCGGTGCCGTAGTCCCACCAGCCGCGCCAGCGGAACGGGGCGTACGCCGGGTTGTACGGCCGCTCCGGCGCGGGGCCCTGCCAGAGGTTCCAGTCGAAGGTCGGATGCGGATTGTGCGCATCGGTCGGCCGCTCGAGGCCCTGCGGCCAGACCGGACGATTGGTCCAATAGTGGATCTCGCGGATCTCGCCAATCAGGCCGGCCTCGTACGCCTCGCGGATGATCCGCGTGCCGGCGCCGGCATGGAACTGGTTGCCCATCTGCGTCGCGACCTTGCGGACCTTCGCCTCGGCCACCAGGG
It encodes:
- a CDS encoding copper homeostasis protein CutC, which translates into the protein MVALITIEACVDSVASAVQAERGGAHRVELCDNLADAGTTPSHGVLVAAVQALRIPVFPIIRLRGGSFIYDADEIAIMTADVAHARECGVHGVVIGALTPEGDVDEAAVLAWKEAAGGLPLTFHRAWDVCRDPAGALETLIRLGVQRVLSSGQRENAWDGRANLAAGVTQAAGRISIMAGGGVDEHNAAELISATGVHEIHVRGTAPLHEMMSFNSHPVPFRKNWPEDERVRMVTDAGRIGEIVGRVNGER
- a CDS encoding Gfo/Idh/MocA family oxidoreductase, whose translation is MPTRRSVLKSAAAVGAAFHIVPRHVLGRGFTAPSDTVRLAAIGIGGKGESDITEMVKAGASVAALCDVDWRSGAKSFARYPDAKQFKDYREMLATMGSEIDAVSVSTPDHTHAVATMAALKLNKPVFTQKPMTRTMHEVRALVAEAKVRKVATQMGNQFHAGAGTRIIREAYEAGLIGEIREIHYWTNRPVWPQGLERPTDAHNPHPTFDWNLWQGPAPERPYNPAYAPFRWRGWWDYGTGALGDIACHAMDAAFWAFDLRNPARITPESSQMFEETAPKQSRVQYDFPATAKRPAVKVVWRDGSIWPARPMELGDKDQWPIGEVGGQMWVGTDGAMVADAYGDSLRILNPTRHAQWLKTPPKPTYARSPGAYAEWINAITGKGPAPLSNFVDYSGPLTEMVLYGCLAVRSGRIIEISPEGVIKTPLPPEWITPTYRAGWSL